ccttaaagggactatagacaccagatggtccctaaattggcaaatacattatttcctaaAAACAAGCCTAGATTTGTCAATACGACCTAGTatgaggctgataatacatcactttacgtacatgattaaaataatattttgtcgctgtatcagctgagtttacccgttcaAAACTAGCGCATAATGAGTTCCCAGTTTatattgtatcatctggtgtcttcCCAAATTAAATagtatcatctggtgtcaagtccctttaagtttCAGAGTTaatagtttcagagtttatcggcgaatcggcatgtttgcctttggccatttacaaactatctacTATGGCAAAGACACAAGAAGTATAATGATAAAgctaaaatgtaatgaaaatcacatatttatttacaaaagtaataatctatttttatatcAGAAAATATTACCAATAGAAGCAGCTAAACAATGGCGAAGCAACAAATAGCCCTTGCaggcctgggcctacaactattttgaaaaatgattaatttgaataacccaaaaatgcaacataaaaaatagctactcaaacactttgaactaCTCtcaaaagttttttgttttatttttacggGAACAagtttgatgtttatttaaactatatgcATGGTGTATTGCTaagttttattgtaatcattattgagtgtgtgtaatgtgcatataaaagtccCCAAACTCACAAAGAAACATATCGAGCCTACAAGTTTTAAGGCCCTAGCTACGCCACTGAGCTTAACTTTTATCTTTTCCTGTCTTAATGCATTACATAGTACTATTTATGTACTTAGCTAAGTTTTGTTaaagtaaatcaaaatatttcaatgtagcCATATTTggcaatttaaatttaatacaatatttatttcttagtctATTCGTTAACTTTTTCGTGTCTGCCAGTTTATTACTGCTACCCCCAGATCACCGTCCAGCCAATGAGAAGCCAGGAGAGAAGCCGGTGATGGGAAGCCGATCGTGCTGGTCTGGGCGATGAAAAAGACGCAGGTGGTGCTGGCGCTTCGCCCTCCCACCATTAAAGTGACGGGGAAAGTCTCAACACTTCCGGAAGTTCCATGTGCAGCGCCATCCACCCGTGCGACGAGAGTTGTTGTTCCAAGGGACACGAAGCCAGTGACGAATCGAAGCACAAAAATAGTGACGATAAAGTGTCTATGGTGTCCAGAAACtgtttcttcttcttcattTAGTTTCTTGTTTCGAGGCACACAGACACGCACACACGAACGCAGGCGAGCGTGCGTACATGTACGCgtgcacgcacgcacacatacacacacaatcatttttgttatttttattactatgtGTCGTtacaaattaagtttaatgaagtATTGAATTTTCTTGAATTACTACGAGATATACTGGCAGCGTTAATGTGAAGATTCctaacattgtaaaccgtccatttaCATCCgagttgttttcaatggaaacaTTGCTTTccaatatgtatttgttaacaaaCCCCCAAATTTTCTGCATGCTATTGTAAAATaggttttatttgatatttcaacaAGTTCTAAGCATAGGTCAATTGGTAAAGATAGACGATTGGAATTTCGGATCAGACTATACATTGCTCGAGTGGCCTGAGACGCTATTTGTTTTTACAGCTAGCAAATGAACCAGTTATGCTTTACTAGAtcccatttttttatattccttTACTACTTCgagtgtgtgttgttttttttaatttggagTTCTAAAACTGTTGTCGGCCTTCACCAAAAACAactgtatttgattgtgtaatTTTGACCATACATTTTGGACAAAAATACgagtgaaaaacatttttaaaaaaaatgaaaaaaagcagAGAAAGAATGGTCTTGGCGGCACCATAATAACCCTTGTAAGGACTTTAAGTATGAATATTAGGAATTGTTTGATTATCATGactttatattgttaaacatgttcTGAATTAGtttcagacattttttatttatatttttagtttctGCCGCAGCCCGACTTCCACGCTGTTTTAAAGGCTTGTTTCAAGTCTATTAatgcacaaaatattttttttaatactcaATAATTATACtaattaattcaatatatacatgttgtcCATAGTTGTATAGCTTCTCCTAATCGGGCTTGACTACAACAATAAGGTTATTAGATTCAACGTAATTAGCAAGGCGGTTCTTCAATAAGTAAGTAAACGATTTAACTAAGTAGGCgaaaattaaatgaaagtaTGTAATTAATATGCTCTCAATATTAGATAATTGGCATTAATTAAAGTGTGACAAAAGTAATTGTCCTATCATTAGTAATTGTTTCTAAGTTTGTCACGAAGTCTCATTGATGGCATTTTCTCACGTATCTCAGCTCGACACACGCCACTGGGTACATACATTGTACTTCTGAACAAAACATGAAACTGACCACCGTCAATGGTTACTTTGATTTGCAGTCTTAAGGCCGTGTAATATCACAAGTAAGACAAATACTTATCTAAACATAAACAAACGGCATCTTACAAAACAAACAGGATGTTAAAGTAAACACCAGTTGATAGCAAATCAGTGGTCCCAGTGAGAACAGATTGGAAGATAACGTCCATCGTTAGACCTCGAAAAGTTAAATCTATAGAAGGCACACCCAAGTGGCGGACGGGCAGAAGATGAACGGCCAGATGGAAACCCCGAGAAGGCGCCTTGTGCGGGCCACGGAGACGGCCATCAACCACTATATGCAGGTTAGAAAATGTTCCACGTTGGTGATAAAATAGAACACGTCTTTGAGAACAAAATGCTGTTTGACAAAAGTAAATACAAGTTCAATTATTTGAATCTGaatattcaatgtcactgtgtaAACAAATTTGGATATTTAATCCTGTTaattaactgaaaaaaatattcactaaCTTTAAGAAGAgagatcatgatgatgatgatggtgatgatgattttCGGTTTCAGGAGAACATGGAGCAGCACCTGCCGCTGATATCCCGGCTGGAGGAGATCTCCTACAACCTCTGGACAGAATCCGTAAGTGTATTAATTTCTAGttcatatattacattttaaattcagATTATCGGAAACTTTCACTATTCATGCAACAAATGCAGCAATCACGGAGATTATTAATCTAATATAACCTTAAACGATTTTGTGTGTACTCAATTGCTTTTGCAAAGCTGATAAAAAAAGTCGGAAAAGCTCACCACATAACATGCTCGACGGAGCAGCCGTTGAATTGCGATGAAAAATGTCCCGAAACTTAACAACATCCACCACAAATATGGTCAATATGAACGCGTCACCATTTGAATACGCACATCACAATTTAACGGATGTACCGTCGATGCTTGAGGTGTGTGTTGACCAGGAATGATGTAGAATGACTGTGTTTATATACTAACAATACATTCGGTATGCCGAAAAGAAACGTTGTTCACAATTGAATCTTCTACAACACTTGAACTCAATGTGCTgtccttttttttttacagaacaCGGCGTTTCTGGCAGAGAGCATACCGACGGATGGAGAAGAGGACGCCTGGTTCTGGGATGACTCCTGTCTGCAACCGAGGTAATAAATGTTTACGTAATGATAACCACAATTTCAATGTAAACGGCTAAATCCATTGaccaacatttgttttataagacTCCACTTTGATTTGACTATCATTATAAAtactaaacaaatatataatatacggCTTTTAAAAACACATGTGAAACCAAATGCAGTTACTTATGTCAGTCGCttgaaaataatcaatttatttttctgaaaagaaaacaaaactttcTTAACAAACTGAAGCAtagtaatttataaataaaaaaccttgttcaaagaatataatatattaaggTGCCTATATTTTCAGTTCGCTAACGGAGGTGTGTGAACCTAGCCTGCCTCGATACGCTGAATATCTGAGCTTCCTTCATTCCCCATGTGCGAGTTGCGACAAGACTTCCGAAAGCTTATTCGCGACAACTCCCACTTGTCTTCCCAGTTGGCATTCTCAAACACAGAGAAATCTCACGTTCATTTCGGAAAGCTCTCTCGACAGCTCCGTCCGTTTGTGCAGCGACAGCTGGTGTTCCCATGGTTACTACGGAAGCTGCGAGTCGCTTGACACTACAGACATGTCCGTGACTCTTGATAGCGCAGCAGACAGCACAGGTGAGACAGACGACAGCTACACGGCAGACGACCCGGCTACTCGGGAATCTGACGAATGTGAGCTGTCAGATGTATCATTTGAGCGTTTGTTATTTTCCAATAACCATGATGCAAGAGAAGATAAAGAGGACGAGATAGGAAGTGAACGACTGAAAAGTTCCGACGACGAGTGGGTGATTCTTGACGATGAGATAGAAAATAATGATTGGCTAATTGTGTCAACGTCGGAATTTAAGAGTGGACCTATTGAATTTCACAGAAACCTGGATAAACGTGTTAGTGAACATATGACTGTAGGCAGCAGTGCTGGTGAAACTGTATTAGAATGTGCTAAATGTTCAATGGATTTATCTGACTGGTCAATACTCTCCATGCGTGTAACTGAACGCCCAATTACAATCACTGGAATTAGAACTTCAAGTAGTGACGCCAAATGTGCTATTGTGAACTGTACTACTGAGAACACTTTAAACTCGTCCAATTGTTGTGTACGTGATCTTACATGTTGTTCTTTTAGAAAGATGTTCCCTGACTTTCGACAGAGCTCAAGGTTTAGTGACAACACAGTTTTTCTGTGATGTGAGGAGcttatgtaaacaaacaaatgtgcTATTATATGTTAAACAATCTCCCATGACAAGGCcataatgcaataaattatgaaaaccTAAGTGTGTGCTATATTTGTAAGACTAAGATTTTGGTATAATGTTCTAGCAGACAATCATCCTGCACTGACTTATATAATTCACAAATGTGTTAAAATCTCGACGTGTGTGTACAATTCTTcttaatacataaatacacagTTCAAAGAGACAAAATTGTATACctataaacattgtttcaatataaaatggAGAACATTTCTGTGGTAAGCATTGTTGGATTATTGTCCGTCAACagtaaaaacaatgtttacactTGGTGTAAATTCAGTTGTATCAATATTCTATAAAGCTTATTGTTACACGTAAAGGGCGTTCTTTATTCTAACCAGTTAAccgtttacatgtatttattttgtttatatttacaaaataaagaaaaaactaaCCGGTGGCCGCTTGGATACTTAATATTAAACATTCTGATAGTGTATTTGAAACTTGGTTCTAAActtaaaaagttcatgttttatgccACTATTTGGGCATACACGAGTGAACCATTTGGACCTAGGGTTTGGACCCGTCAGTTATCCGCTGGTACCCGTTTACCTTGACGGATATACTTTTCACGCCGCAGAATAAAGAAGagaacagaatagaacagaTATTTCATTCAGACGTGTACAATGTACATTGTCAGGATATACATACATTGATTCATATATTGTGTCAACGTGTATACACAACAAGAAATGGTGAATATAAATATGCTgtttcatatcatttaaaaaaaaaccccatACTATTTGTAACAACAATTGGAGGTTGAACATTTATCTTTCAAcactcatttaaaatatttctaataccAATATTAATTGCTAGTTTAATTCATTCCTGTCATTTGATTTCAATAGTTGTAGAATTTTGAACACAGAATGGTTTATGTAGTTACGTTTCAGATATTTCTAACATCAGCATAACATggacatttacaaaacaatgaaattcaTGTTCAATTAGTAACAGCCTATGTGACCGATGGGATTCAGCTAGCAAGggctttataaataaaacagttttagatTCTCAGAAACGATTTACACTACATAGCTTCAAATATTTACCTAGTTGGACGAGATATAGAAAGGCCTGGGGGTGCATGGGGGAAGGTGTAGCTAGGGGTCGTCGGTGGGATTCTTGAAAGCGCGGTCATACCGTTGAACCCCCCGTTCATAATGATCCATAGCGATAGACTACATTAAAATATGACATATGCTGAAAAGGACGCGATGAAATACTCCTAAATGGAAATAAGTTAGTACCAATGTACGTACTTCATCGGATTGATCATGACTGATTCCACGAATTATAATCGATTTATGGGGTAAACGTGTGACCCAAAACTGTTGGCTGCTGCATAACGATAACGATTTAAAGTTTCGCAAaagtaaaattcaaaacaaagatGGCGAATGAGGCGCCTCACGCACCGACTCAAACATGGGAATTAAGCTTGTACGAGCTTCATCGTACCCCGCAAGAAGCCATTACCGATAATACTGAAATAGCAGTCTCACCCCGTAGTTTGCACAGCGAATTAATGTGTCCAATATGTCTAGATATGCTGAAAAACACGATGACAACAAAGGAATGTTTACACAGATTTTGCCAGGAATGCATCATCACAGCATTACGTAGCGGGAACAAAGAATGCCCTACGTGTAGGAAGAAATTGGTTTCAAAGCGGTCATTAAGACCTGACCCAAACTTCGATGCGCTAATTTCCAAGATTTACCCAAGCAGAGATGAATACGAAGCTCACCAGGAAAGGGTACTGGCAAAATTGAACAGACACCACAGCACAGCAGCTTTAACACAGAGGTAACATGATTATgctataaaatatactgaaaaatattataaagttatcAGATATTGTAAACTACCTGCACAAGGagaactgttttaatatgtagctGTCGAGTGAGGTATTGATCCGTCGCTCTATTTTACATCTACAATTATCCAGTCTATTATTGTAGGATACTGGTAAAGTCAATTGCTACATCATACATTAGTCTTTCTGtaagtaatacattttacaattatatttttttatatatcagaCAATGCAACCACATTATGTTAATTGATGTTAACGTCCatatatttatcaatcatttatatatttgtcgTTTTAGCATAGAAGAAGGGTTACGGCAGCAGGCTTTAAATCGAGCACAGAGAGTTAGAAAACAGATCTCCGATCCGGATGGTCTGGTACGGGCAGCAGACACTGGTTCCTGTACTTCCAATGACAACACTCCCAGGAAAAAGTTAAAGCAGTTCTCAGATGACTCGAGCACTGAGAACTCCCTCCTTGAGGCTCCTGAACCCAGCCAGCCAGAGCAAGCGCAACCATTGAGTGAGATAGAGCTGGTGTTCAAACCTCATCCGAAAGATTGCGGTGACAAGCAGGAGGAAGCAAGATACATCAAAACAACAGCTAATGCAACAGGTAAAGGAGTGTATactctatttttttcaataatattgttAACCTAAActcaaaaattaatgaattcaAATTTCTTTTAGTGCTTCATATACTTTAGGttgttatttaagtaaataGTAATATTCAAAGGCTCTAGAAATTGTGTAAAATTCATAataattttcacatttatacaaaaaaagatCAAAATGACTACATAAACTACATTCAGAACTTAGAAAGACATCATTTTACATCAAAAGCTCAGCTGGTGAAcccttttttatcaaattttgtaaCTTTTTATATACGTGACGCAATCTGCGAGAACCAGGCCACAACATTTCTTCATCATGCTTATTGTTTAAGCTTGATATAAGTTGAATATTTATTGTCTCTTTGTTaattaacagtaaaaataaaGCTACTGTCACGCTTAAAAATTAAACTTCCTGTGTAAGTTCATTAAAAGAACtcattatatgatatatattatgtCCATATACTTTGCTGTTGCTACAAGTTAAAAAACCCAAAACTATTCTACAGTGGAGCACCTTTCCAAGTACCTTGCCATCCGGCTGTCTATTGAGGTGCAGAGTGAGCTTGACCCTTCATCTGCGGACGACAAGAGGTATGCCATCTATATCGCAGCTAGTGGAGACAACTACATCTTGCTTCCTGGGAACATAACCCTTGAACAGGTCAATGATAAGTACTGGAAAGTGAATAAACCCCTGGAAATGTTTTACTCCCTGTGCAAGAAGTCACCAGACAATGCAGCATCTTCCCCTAATAAGAAAATTGAGAAATAGAGTCGAAAAGCAGTATTATGAATATTTGTGACTTCAGATTGTTTGAATGATCTAATGACGAATGTGtgctttgaaataaacactttGCTGGTTTTGAATAAAGCATAACATCAGTAAATGTGACTGGCAGTGATTAATTGCTAAAAAGTACCTCAGAAACtgagaatataaaaataactgtgaATGTACTGGAATAAATGTAAACAGTTGCGTATTTCATTTGCTTATATTGATGtgcatgtcaaaataaaaatacatatacaaaatgcaAGTTGtcagaaatgtaaaatataaaataaagtataagtGTTCTGTATAAAACATGCATACTTTAATATTAAAGTCCATGTACCATTGTAGAGAGAACGTGATACCAGCATTTTATGAGGCAGTATGTATTGAACATGTTAACAGCATAAGGCAGTCTGGGTTATAGATGTTACCAACTTAAGGCAGTCGGGGTTGATCATGATAAAAGTTGTCAGCAGTATTGAATATGTTACAACATTGTGCAGTCCAGGTTGACCATGTTTAAATCAAAAAGTAGTCTGGGTTGAACATGTTACCAGCATAAGGCAGTCCACATTGAACATGTTACAAGTTGAGGGCAGTCTGTGTTGAACATGTCACAAGCTAAAGGCAATCTGTGTTGAACATGTCACAAGCTAAAGGCAATCTGTGTTGAACATGTCACAAGCTAAAGGCAGTCTGTGTTGAACATGTTGCAAGCTAAAGGCAATCTGTGTTGAACATGTCACAAGCTAAAGGCAATCTGTGTTGAACATGTCACAAGCGTAAGGCAGTCTGTGTTGAACATGTCACAAGCGTAAGGCAGTCTGTGTTGAACGTGTCACAAGCGTAAGGCAGTCTGTGTTGAACATGTTGCAAGCGTAAGGCAGTCTGTGTTGAACATGTTATTGCaaagattttgtatttataatgagaATGAAATGTTCTCAAGCTGTTTTAATATCAGTCTTTGtgcttttatttaatgtttatgataaaaatccAACTGAACttaatacaataaatgtttcTGCATTTACATGTCCTTTTGCATTTTAAACCCTGACAAACAATTATGGGAGGCATATAAAAGTTAGTGAAAAACGATTATCTGACTTTTTGTCAGGCGTAAGCGGTGAAATCAGTCGGAAATATGTTGGAAAATATATGCTCATTTAGCTTTTAGAATGTTATATATCTGACTTGAATCAAAGATTCATGTATCTTGTTATTCAATGCTTTAACAAGTACTGATACTGCATATGGACGTGCATGTATATTATAGTCTTACCATTGCTGGTATAAGGGAGGCCATTTCATCTGAAAATcctaacatttaaaaatatttttattttgtattaatcaCATGCAGATGAAGAGCTCAGAGTACTACGAAAGTTGGTACCTTTCACTATATGTTTACTCAAAACGTTGAAGGAAGGTTAAATTTTCCCAATTGGACATGGATGTCCCCACAACCATGTGGTCTTCACATGCAATGCTGATTCGGAAGTAAATCATGACAAGTCAGTAGAATGGAGtgtatgaatgaacattttGCACACACTACGTAATATAAGAAATCGAGAAAACAACTGAAAAggttcataattattattctaaAAGTAGGCACAAAGAACATTCCTTAACGATCGTCTGCACATACTGCTTGATGACAGGTGATCCTCCAAATGGTGTATTACAGTTCGACAAACATTCTTTTTACTTTACACAatgcaagaaaaataaaatcaaaggacgATAATTATCCTCAGAATGTACTCTACCATAGCTGATCGAAATTAGGAGCAAATCCTCCAAAAATGTATgtgaatgatttaaaatatcattgacGAAGTCGGTATATTGTCTTTCCAAACAATGACATGTGTTTTGAATATTCTATCGTACACTATTAAGCGTAGGTACCATTCCACtctcacaataaaaaaatgcattatgttGTAACATGGGATAAAAACTGTGTTGTTCATAGTTCTTGaaattaacttaaaatatgcaaactatcattgtttagttttaATCAAGCAGAAAACTCATAACAAACATGAGCTGACGACATTGTCACATGCCTGGTAAGCACCAGATTATACCGATACGATGATATTTGTCTTTCAAATTGCAATACAATTTATGGCTGGTAATCGCTTTAAACAATTGTCGTGCCATAGTTACGCATACTTTTCATAGCTGAGCTCCGTGTGTGTTGCCAATGAGCAAAATTAATTCTAGATGTTTAACATGGAGCACCTATGGCTTTTAGCTCTGCTGAGCATGAAGTGCTCATGTTGAGCTGTTGTGGTTAGTCGCTATCTGTCGTGAAAAAACACACGAACATTCATCCATATCGTTCCCGGTCGTGATGAAACTTCGTCAATGCAATCCATGGTAAAGTTCGAGAATAGGTCATATGGGATGAAAAAAGTTGGTCACACACTGTTTAGACTGAAAGCGCACAATTTTAAGTtgatgcaatatatatatatatatatatatatatatatatatatatatatatatatatatatatatatatatatatatatatatgatttgctcctagtatatatatattatttaacgcATTATCGCGTTTATCTTATTTGACATGATTAAAACAGAAAAGAACACGTTTTGTATAcagatgaaaatatatttgggCGCTTTTTAACTGGGGTATTTGTAGCCACGTAGCgtttaattaaacaatcatctttaaaggcttatattttttgtaagtgCACGagtcatgttttgtttttgtgttgatcattaaagtcaagtGAGATAATCATGctaatgaattaaaaatgaatCAACCTAAATTGTTCACCGTAAAGGCAACATTTTTTTACCcatcttaatgaaactttatgaaaatattttgttgttgtcttttttaaatgaaatttgtttattCTTCATGTAAAGGGTTGGTCATTACAACAAATGTACAAAAGAAGTAATACAAACATCTATGGTACTCAGGCGAGCGATGTAATAACGCTTTATGGTcctcttgttttcttttacatgGTTTACACTACATGTTCATTATTCGAATGCTTTTGGAAATTCGAGCTGCAGACGTGTTTTAATACGGAAATAACGTCATTATAAACGTGTT
Above is a genomic segment from Mya arenaria isolate MELC-2E11 chromosome 2, ASM2691426v1 containing:
- the LOC128217788 gene encoding E3 ubiquitin-protein ligase RING2-A-like → MANEAPHAPTQTWELSLYELHRTPQEAITDNTEIAVSPRSLHSELMCPICLDMLKNTMTTKECLHRFCQECIITALRSGNKECPTCRKKLVSKRSLRPDPNFDALISKIYPSRDEYEAHQERVLAKLNRHHSTAALTQSIEEGLRQQALNRAQRVRKQISDPDGLVRAADTGSCTSNDNTPRKKLKQFSDDSSTENSLLEAPEPSQPEQAQPLSEIELVFKPHPKDCGDKQEEARYIKTTANATVEHLSKYLAIRLSIEVQSELDPSSADDKRYAIYIAASGDNYILLPGNITLEQVNDKYWKVNKPLEMFYSLCKKSPDNAASSPNKKIEK